In Triticum aestivum cultivar Chinese Spring chromosome 5B, IWGSC CS RefSeq v2.1, whole genome shotgun sequence, the following proteins share a genomic window:
- the LOC123114606 gene encoding protein lyl-1 → MKSLPLFSARKRLGRPDSPLPLPPPLSPRSIPPEQDQLSALGFLTPPPAPLLSSSLLPPTSEGLLRPPQQPASAAPTRPPRLPLPSSAPGHLRSSRRAKDGAVTLAATSRRLFLRVAGGCSPSTAACPWFSCNGFRWRLQIFSGSGMWRLCGSELQRSKCQEAVQHVCFPGKAR, encoded by the exons ATGAAGAGCCTACCCCTGTTTTCAGCTCGAAAACGATTGGGCCGGCCggactctcccctccccctcccccctcccctgtCTCCTCGCTCGATTCCCCCCGAACAGGATCAGCTGAGCGCGCTAGGgttcctcaccccgccgcccgctcctctcctctcctcctccctcctccctccgacgagcgagggcctcctccggcccccgcagcagccggcgagcgcggccccgacgcgcccaccccgcctgcccctgccgtcctctgCCCCCGGTCACCTCCGCAGCAGCCGGCGAGCCAAGGACGGTGCcgtgaccctcgccgccacctcCCGCCGTCTCTTCCTGCGCGTGGCCGGCggctgctctccttcgaccgctGCCTGCCCgtg GTTTTCTTGCAATGGTTTTCGGTGGCGGCTTCAAATTTTTAGTGGGAGTGGGATGTGGCGTCTATGTGGCTCAGAACTACAACGTTCCAAATGTCAAGAAGCTGTTCAACACGTATGTTTTCCTGGCAAAGCACGTTGA
- the LOC123110285 gene encoding uncharacterized protein: protein MGKKGLVVVTSILAVLTVVFGVISAVLLALKHHQDDHGEFSTYRRSPAMPCGVVAAILASMTQILASVAICSCGACRMTKGAKRIAAVVFFITSWVLAIIAVLLFLAGAMLGFEGSAKKTVGNARIVGGVAIFVIATFLFLVVAALDVASYRLVRKKGQYQAYVGSNPPFVPSKDAPYGSAPPPPNQV, encoded by the exons ATGGGGAAGAAAGGTCTGGTGGTGGTGACCAGCATCCTCGCCGTGCTGACGGTCGTGTTTGGAGTCATCAGCGCGGTTCTCTTGGCGCTG AAACATCATCAAGATGACCATGGCGAGTTCTCTACGTaccggcgatcgccggcgatgcCATGCGGTGTGGTGGCAGCCATCTTGGCGTCGATGACGCAGATTCTTGCCAGCGTGGCCATCTGCAGTTGTGGGGCATGTCGGATGACTAAGGGGGCCAAGCGCATCGCCGCGGTGGTCTTCTTCATCACCTCATG GGTCCTCGCGATCATAGCGGTGCTACTATTTCTGGCGGGCGCCATGTTGGGATTTGAAGGCTCTGCAAAGAAAACCGTTGGGAATGCTAGGATTGTCGGAGGTGTCGCAATTTTTGTGATCGCGACGTTTTTGTTTCTCGTAGTTGCCGCCCTTGATGTTGCCTCGTACCGCCTAGTTCGGAAGAAGGGCCAGTACCAAGCATATGTTGGCAGTAATCCTCCTTTTGTGCCATCTAAAGACGCTCCCTACGGTTCTGCTCCTCCACCGCCAAATCAAGTCTAA